A window of the Microbacterium sp. AZCO genome harbors these coding sequences:
- a CDS encoding asparaginase — MPQTFAAADAVELAVVERSGFVESRHSGSALVLSPDGLVIEQLGDVSAPILPRSSLKPLQALACLTAGAPLENEMLGLATASHSGTDRHVSVVRDILQAAGLGEEDLGCPAAWPLDQATRDEMVREHYEPARIRMNCSGKHAAMLLTCTANGWDPRGYLDPEHPLQVHIRDVVERLIGEKARATAVDGCGAPVYAMSLGGLAKAIHRVGTASQTSPFALHRQAGTLVRAVREHPWTIDGPGRPDTVAIERLGVFAKTGAEGVVVVVAPNGTTVALKMLDGSGRAAMAVALRLLERSGALTSAAVADTMTRLPLSVSGGGRDVGAIRPVV; from the coding sequence GTGCCGCAGACCTTCGCCGCAGCTGACGCCGTCGAGCTTGCCGTCGTCGAACGCAGCGGCTTCGTCGAGTCCCGCCACTCCGGTTCCGCCCTCGTCCTGTCCCCCGACGGGCTCGTGATCGAGCAGCTCGGCGACGTGTCGGCGCCGATCCTCCCCCGCTCGAGCCTCAAGCCGCTGCAGGCGCTCGCGTGCCTGACGGCGGGCGCTCCCCTCGAGAACGAGATGCTCGGACTCGCGACGGCGAGCCACAGCGGAACCGATCGGCACGTCTCGGTCGTGCGCGACATCCTGCAGGCCGCGGGCCTCGGCGAAGAGGACCTGGGCTGCCCCGCGGCCTGGCCTCTCGACCAGGCGACGCGCGACGAGATGGTGCGCGAGCACTACGAGCCGGCCCGCATCCGCATGAACTGCTCCGGCAAGCACGCCGCGATGCTCCTGACCTGCACGGCGAACGGCTGGGATCCCCGCGGCTACCTCGACCCCGAGCATCCCCTGCAGGTCCACATCCGCGACGTCGTGGAGCGCCTCATCGGCGAGAAGGCGCGCGCCACGGCGGTGGATGGATGCGGCGCCCCCGTGTACGCCATGAGTCTGGGCGGCCTCGCGAAGGCGATCCACCGCGTCGGCACGGCGTCGCAGACGTCGCCGTTCGCGCTCCACCGCCAGGCCGGGACGCTCGTCCGAGCGGTCCGCGAGCACCCCTGGACCATCGACGGCCCGGGCCGCCCCGACACCGTCGCGATCGAGCGTCTGGGAGTCTTCGCGAAGACGGGCGCGGAGGGCGTCGTCGTGGTCGTCGCGCCGAACGGCACGACCGTCGCACTCAAGATGCTCGACGGAAGCGGTCGCGCCGCGATGGCCGTCGCGCTCCGGCTGCTCGAGCGCTCCGGCGCTCTCACGTCGGCCGCTGTCGCCGACACCATGACGAGACTTCCGCTGTCGGTGTCCGGCGGCGGCCGCGATGTCGGGGCGATCCGCCCCGTCGTCTAG
- a CDS encoding APC family permease yields MSTTPINLDRPDGKGLKAGALGLWGSTVIGLASTAPVYSLVATLGFVVLAVGGQAPIAFVIAFIPMLFIAFAYRELNNEVPDCGTTFTWGTKAFGPWIGWMGGWGVAVAGMVVLANLAQIAAIYFWSLFGDGSLSENYFLVTLTGVVFIAAMTWVSWRGVEIGERIQNILLGIQYLALAIFVIAALWQFFAGTAPDPTPFQWSWFNPFAFTDWSAFIEAILLALFIYWGWDTCLALNEETKDPKRIPGRAALLTTVILLVTYVTVTVAAMMYAGLGSEGTGLGNEANADDFFLAIKDGLLGPVGWVLVVAVMISAISSTQTTILPTARGTLAMAAYKALPKRFADVHPEYKTPSFSTLVMGVVAIIYYVGMSLISDNILQDSILSLGLAIAFYYAITGFACIWYYRRTLFTSARNFFYRFLFPLLGGLMLTYAFVQSAIDMWDPDYGYTVLFGVGGAFVLGIGALLVGVLLMFLWYFFPRAKPFFRGESLNEETPVLVPEDPAEFSRSIDGGLV; encoded by the coding sequence GTGTCAACAACCCCGATAAACCTGGACCGGCCCGACGGCAAGGGACTCAAAGCGGGCGCACTCGGCCTCTGGGGCTCGACCGTCATCGGTCTCGCCTCGACGGCTCCCGTCTATTCGCTCGTCGCCACCCTCGGCTTCGTCGTGCTCGCGGTCGGTGGGCAGGCGCCCATCGCCTTCGTCATCGCCTTCATCCCGATGCTCTTCATCGCCTTCGCGTACCGGGAGCTCAACAACGAAGTGCCCGACTGCGGCACGACCTTCACGTGGGGGACGAAGGCGTTCGGACCGTGGATCGGCTGGATGGGCGGCTGGGGCGTGGCGGTCGCAGGCATGGTCGTGCTCGCGAACCTCGCCCAGATCGCCGCGATCTACTTCTGGTCGCTGTTCGGCGACGGCTCGCTCTCCGAGAACTACTTCCTCGTCACGCTGACCGGTGTCGTCTTCATCGCCGCGATGACGTGGGTCAGCTGGCGCGGGGTCGAGATCGGCGAGCGCATCCAGAACATCCTGCTCGGCATCCAGTACCTCGCCCTCGCGATCTTCGTGATCGCCGCGCTGTGGCAGTTCTTCGCCGGCACGGCGCCTGACCCGACCCCGTTCCAGTGGTCGTGGTTCAACCCGTTCGCCTTCACCGACTGGAGCGCCTTCATCGAGGCGATCCTCCTCGCGCTCTTCATCTACTGGGGGTGGGACACGTGTCTCGCGCTCAACGAGGAGACGAAGGATCCCAAGCGGATCCCGGGTCGCGCGGCGCTGCTGACGACGGTCATCCTGCTCGTCACCTACGTGACCGTGACGGTGGCGGCGATGATGTACGCGGGTCTCGGCTCGGAGGGCACGGGCCTCGGCAACGAGGCGAACGCCGACGACTTCTTCCTCGCGATCAAGGACGGCCTGCTCGGCCCGGTCGGCTGGGTGCTCGTCGTCGCCGTCATGATCTCGGCGATCTCGTCGACGCAGACGACGATCCTCCCCACGGCTCGCGGGACGCTCGCGATGGCGGCCTACAAGGCGCTCCCCAAGCGGTTCGCCGACGTGCACCCCGAATACAAGACGCCGTCGTTCTCGACGCTCGTGATGGGCGTCGTGGCGATCATCTACTACGTCGGCATGTCGCTCATCAGCGACAACATCCTGCAGGACTCGATCCTCTCGCTCGGCCTCGCGATCGCGTTCTACTACGCCATCACCGGCTTCGCCTGCATCTGGTACTACCGGCGCACCCTGTTCACGTCGGCACGGAACTTCTTCTACCGGTTCCTCTTCCCGCTGCTGGGCGGGCTCATGCTGACATACGCATTCGTGCAGTCCGCGATCGACATGTGGGATCCGGACTACGGCTACACCGTGCTCTTCGGCGTCGGGGGCGCCTTCGTCCTGGGTATCGGAGCGCTCCTCGTCGGCGTGCTCCTGATGTTCCTCTGGTACTTCTTCCCGCGGGCGAAGCCGTTCTTCCGCGGTGAGAGCCTCAACGAGGAGACGCCCGTGCTCGTGCCCGAGGACCCCGCCGAGTTCAGCCGATCCATCGACGGCGGACTCGTCTGA
- a CDS encoding ABC transporter ATP-binding protein, which yields MLGKLLARYLSPAWLLIIAVIVFQLAQSIASLMLPTLNADIIDNGVVTGDIDYIWRTGGVMLLVSLVQVVCAIVAVYFGSRLAMGMGRELRGDLFHRVVAFSQREVGQFGAPSLITRNTNDVQQVQMLVQVSATLMVSAPMLAIGGVIMAVRQDAGLSWLMAVAIPILLIIVGLIVWRMVPAFTQMQKKIDRVNQIMREQLTGIRVIRAFVREREERARFATASEDVMASGLKAGNLMAIMFPAVMLVMNVSSVAVIWFGAFQVQDNGVQIGTLIAFLSYLMQILMGVMMATFMFVMIPRAAVCANRIGEVLDTEPSVALPVDPHAPPAEIGRVQFDHVDFAYPGADDAVLHDLTFTVEPGTTTAIIGSTGAGKTTLVGLVPRLFDVTAGVVRVDGVDVRDYDPDLLWKRIGLIPQRAFLFSGTIASNLRYGDEEATDDELWRALELAQAKDFVEAMPEGLAAPIAQGGTNVSGGQRQRLAIARALTKRPGIYIFDDSFSALDLRTDAELRRALDTHLPEATRIVVAQRVSTIQHADQIIVLDHGRMVGVGTHDELVESNETYREIVDSQLAAEAAA from the coding sequence GTGCTCGGCAAGCTCCTCGCGCGATACCTGAGCCCCGCCTGGCTGCTCATCATCGCCGTCATCGTGTTCCAACTGGCGCAATCGATCGCGTCGCTCATGCTGCCGACGCTCAACGCCGACATCATCGACAACGGCGTCGTCACGGGTGACATCGACTACATCTGGCGGACGGGCGGCGTCATGCTGCTCGTGAGCCTCGTGCAGGTCGTGTGCGCGATCGTCGCCGTCTACTTCGGCTCGCGCCTCGCGATGGGCATGGGCCGCGAGCTGCGCGGCGACCTCTTCCACCGCGTCGTCGCGTTCTCGCAGCGCGAGGTCGGCCAGTTCGGCGCGCCGTCGCTCATCACCCGCAACACCAACGACGTGCAGCAGGTGCAGATGCTCGTGCAGGTCTCGGCGACCCTCATGGTGTCGGCGCCGATGCTGGCGATCGGCGGCGTCATCATGGCGGTCCGCCAGGATGCGGGCCTGTCGTGGCTCATGGCCGTGGCCATCCCGATCCTCCTCATCATCGTCGGGCTGATCGTGTGGCGCATGGTGCCCGCCTTCACGCAGATGCAGAAGAAGATCGACCGCGTCAACCAGATCATGCGGGAGCAGCTCACCGGCATCCGGGTCATCCGCGCCTTCGTCCGCGAGCGCGAGGAGCGTGCGCGCTTCGCGACGGCGAGCGAGGACGTCATGGCGAGCGGCCTCAAGGCCGGAAACCTCATGGCCATCATGTTCCCCGCCGTCATGCTCGTCATGAACGTCTCGAGCGTCGCGGTCATCTGGTTCGGCGCGTTCCAGGTGCAGGACAACGGCGTGCAGATCGGCACCCTCATCGCGTTCCTCAGCTACCTCATGCAGATCCTCATGGGCGTCATGATGGCCACCTTCATGTTCGTCATGATCCCGCGCGCCGCCGTCTGCGCGAACCGCATCGGCGAGGTGCTCGACACGGAGCCGTCGGTCGCGCTGCCGGTCGACCCGCACGCGCCGCCCGCGGAGATCGGACGGGTCCAGTTCGACCACGTCGACTTCGCCTACCCGGGCGCCGACGACGCCGTGCTCCACGACCTCACCTTCACCGTCGAACCCGGCACGACGACGGCCATCATCGGCTCGACGGGCGCCGGCAAGACGACGCTCGTCGGCCTCGTGCCGCGGCTCTTCGACGTCACGGCCGGAGTCGTGCGCGTCGACGGCGTCGACGTGCGGGACTACGACCCCGACCTGCTGTGGAAGCGCATCGGCCTCATTCCGCAGCGCGCCTTCCTCTTCTCGGGCACGATCGCCTCCAACCTCCGCTACGGCGACGAGGAGGCGACCGACGACGAGCTGTGGCGTGCGCTCGAGCTCGCGCAGGCGAAGGACTTCGTCGAGGCGATGCCCGAGGGACTGGCCGCACCGATTGCTCAAGGCGGCACGAACGTCTCGGGCGGCCAGCGGCAGCGCCTCGCGATCGCGCGGGCACTGACCAAGCGCCCGGGCATCTACATCTTCGACGACTCGTTCTCGGCGCTCGACCTGCGGACGGATGCCGAGCTCCGGCGTGCCCTCGACACCCACCTGCCGGAGGCGACCCGCATCGTCGTCGCGCAGCGCGTCTCGACGATCCAGCACGCCGACCAGATCATCGTGCTCGACCACGGGCGCATGGTCGGCGTCGGAACCCACGACGAGCTCGTCGAGTCGAACGAGACCTACCGCGAGATCGTCGATTCGCAGCTCGCGGCGGAGGCGGCGGCATGA
- the ald gene encoding alanine dehydrogenase — MRICVPTEIKNNEYRVALTPAGVHDLVASGHEVFVQRGAGLGSSMPDSEYEAAGATLLDDAADVWARAELLLKVKEPIASEYGYFRDDLVLFTYLHLAADRPLTERLVADGVTAIAYETVQLAGGGLPLLAPMSEVAGRLAPTVGAATLLRSAGGLGLLMSGVPGTRSARVTVIGGGVAGANAAVIAVGLGADVTVFDTNVQRLRYLDDHFQGRVKTAASNPLDLDRAVTDSDLVIGSVLIPGAKAPKLVTNDMVRRMRPGSVLVDIAVDQGGCFEDTHPTTHADPTFPVHGSIFYCVANMPGAVPNTSTSALTNATLPYIRQIVRSGWKDALRADAALAAGLNTVGGTIVNPGVATAHGLELAPLADALS; from the coding sequence ATGAGGATCTGCGTACCCACCGAAATCAAGAACAACGAGTATCGCGTCGCGCTGACCCCCGCGGGCGTCCACGATCTCGTCGCCTCGGGGCACGAGGTGTTCGTGCAGCGGGGGGCGGGCCTGGGGTCGTCGATGCCGGATTCGGAATACGAGGCTGCCGGGGCGACGCTCCTCGACGACGCGGCCGACGTGTGGGCCCGTGCCGAGCTCCTCCTCAAGGTCAAGGAGCCGATCGCGAGCGAGTACGGCTACTTCCGCGACGACCTCGTGCTCTTCACCTACCTCCACCTCGCCGCCGACCGGCCGCTCACGGAGCGCCTCGTCGCCGACGGCGTCACCGCGATCGCCTACGAGACGGTGCAGCTGGCAGGCGGTGGACTGCCGCTCCTCGCCCCCATGAGCGAGGTCGCGGGGCGGCTCGCGCCGACCGTCGGCGCCGCGACCCTCCTGCGCTCGGCCGGGGGTCTGGGCCTTCTGATGTCGGGGGTCCCCGGCACGCGCTCCGCGCGGGTCACCGTGATCGGCGGCGGGGTCGCGGGCGCCAACGCCGCGGTCATCGCCGTGGGCCTGGGCGCCGACGTCACGGTCTTCGACACCAACGTCCAGCGGCTGCGCTACCTCGACGACCACTTCCAGGGTCGCGTCAAGACCGCGGCATCCAACCCTCTCGACCTCGACCGGGCGGTCACCGACTCGGATCTCGTGATCGGGTCGGTGCTCATTCCCGGCGCCAAGGCGCCCAAGCTCGTGACGAACGACATGGTGCGGCGCATGCGCCCGGGCAGCGTGCTCGTCGACATCGCGGTCGACCAGGGCGGATGCTTCGAGGACACCCACCCCACGACGCACGCCGACCCGACGTTCCCCGTGCACGGGAGCATCTTCTACTGCGTCGCGAACATGCCCGGCGCGGTGCCGAACACCTCCACGTCGGCACTCACGAACGCGACGCTCCCCTACATCCGCCAGATCGTCCGCTCGGGCTGGAAGGACGCGCTGCGCGCCGATGCCGCGCTCGCGGCGGGGCTCAACACGGTGGGCGGCACGATCGTCAATCCGGGCGTCGCCACGGCGCACGGGCTCGAGCTCGCGCCGCTGGCCGACGCCCTGTCCTGA
- a CDS encoding protein phosphatase 2C domain-containing protein, protein MSEVSTQHRSVHLGGASDGTIELTWAGATHTGRRREVNQDALLTAFPLYIVADGMGGHLGGEIASSSTVERLQGVVDGGSVTPKAIEKGLARAVKDIASHPDATDDGTGTTLTGVYLDVSEKPPHWVTLNIGDSRVYLLRDGSLAQVTTDHSVVQELIAAGRLSPEEAENHPYGNVITRAVGPSDSVTPDYVRLDVADGDRFVICSDGLTKELTDYGIQHFLDENADPADAVSSMLDAALENGGRDNITIIVLDVAVSSTEPR, encoded by the coding sequence GTGTCCGAAGTATCCACCCAGCATCGCTCCGTGCACCTCGGGGGTGCCTCGGACGGCACGATCGAGCTCACGTGGGCGGGTGCGACCCACACGGGTCGTCGTCGCGAGGTCAATCAGGACGCCCTGCTGACGGCGTTCCCGCTGTACATCGTCGCCGACGGCATGGGCGGTCACCTCGGCGGCGAGATCGCGAGCTCGTCGACGGTCGAGCGGCTCCAGGGAGTCGTCGACGGCGGATCCGTCACGCCGAAGGCGATCGAGAAGGGGCTCGCGCGCGCCGTCAAGGACATCGCGTCGCACCCCGATGCGACCGACGACGGCACCGGCACGACCCTGACGGGCGTGTACCTCGACGTGTCCGAGAAGCCTCCGCACTGGGTCACCCTCAACATCGGCGATTCGCGGGTGTACCTCCTCCGGGACGGCTCCCTCGCGCAGGTGACGACCGACCACTCCGTCGTCCAGGAGCTCATCGCCGCGGGGCGGTTGAGCCCCGAGGAGGCCGAGAACCATCCCTACGGCAACGTCATCACGCGTGCCGTGGGCCCGAGCGACAGCGTCACCCCCGACTACGTGCGCCTCGATGTCGCCGATGGCGACCGGTTCGTCATCTGCTCCGACGGGCTGACGAAAGAGCTGACCGACTACGGCATCCAGCACTTCCTCGACGAGAACGCCGACCCGGCCGACGCCGTGTCGTCGATGCTCGACGCCGCGCTCGAGAACGGCGGCCGCGACAACATCACGATCATCGTGCTCGACGTCGCCGTCTCCTCCACAGAGCCGCGCTGA
- a CDS encoding ABC transporter ATP-binding protein, whose product MPAGRGPFGQVAPGEKAQNFGPSAKRLLGTLRSDMPQLIVVLVLGILSVTLSVIGPKLLGNATNVVFAGFVSLQTPAGMTQQQVIDGLIAQGDQQQADMLSTMTFVPGAGIDFQELAMIVMAVLLVYIFASIFSWLQARILNGVVQRAMNRLRLQVEAKVHRLPLSYFDKVQRGELLSRVTNDVDNIGQTMQQTLSQVVISLLTVIGVLIMMFLISPLLAVIALVTIPLTLVVTVLVAKRSQKLFVAQWAATGKLNARVEETFSGHSIVKVFGHQKEVEASFRDENEEVYKASFGAQFISGIIMPAMMFIGNLVYVAIAVVGGLQVAAGLMSIGDVQAFIQYSRQFTQPLSQLGSMANLLQSGVASAERVFELLDEDEESLDPDPADTAPESASHLAFEDVSFRYAADKPLIDGLALEAHPGSTVAIVGPTGAGKTTLVNLIMRFYDVDAGRITLDGVDTRTMSRDDLRARTGMVLQDTWLFAGTIRENIAYGRPDASDEEIVAAAKAAYVDRFVHALPEGYETMLDDEATNLSVGERQLVTIARAFLADPRILILDEATSSVDTRTELLIQRAMSRLRADRTAFVIAHRLSTIRDADLILVMENGSIVEQGSHDELLRARGAYWRLYNAQFEAAIDDDEAQAPVLVGAPPIPTVGELIADEGVEVGETGSTSM is encoded by the coding sequence ATGCCCGCGGGCCGCGGACCGTTCGGCCAGGTCGCCCCCGGCGAGAAGGCGCAGAACTTCGGCCCGAGCGCGAAGCGCCTCCTCGGCACGCTGCGCAGCGACATGCCGCAGCTCATCGTCGTGCTCGTGCTCGGCATCCTGAGCGTCACCCTCTCGGTGATCGGCCCGAAGCTCCTCGGCAACGCGACCAATGTCGTCTTCGCGGGCTTCGTGTCGCTGCAGACGCCTGCGGGCATGACGCAGCAGCAGGTGATCGACGGGCTCATCGCGCAGGGCGATCAGCAGCAGGCCGACATGCTCTCGACGATGACCTTCGTCCCCGGCGCCGGCATCGACTTCCAGGAGCTCGCCATGATCGTCATGGCCGTGCTCCTCGTCTACATCTTCGCGAGCATCTTCTCGTGGCTGCAGGCCCGCATCCTGAACGGCGTGGTGCAGCGCGCGATGAACCGGCTGCGCCTCCAGGTCGAGGCGAAGGTGCACCGCCTGCCGCTGTCCTACTTCGACAAGGTGCAGCGCGGCGAGCTCCTCAGCCGCGTGACGAACGACGTCGACAACATCGGCCAGACGATGCAGCAGACCCTCTCGCAGGTCGTGATCTCGCTGCTGACCGTCATCGGCGTGCTGATCATGATGTTCCTGATCTCGCCGCTGCTGGCCGTCATCGCCCTCGTGACGATCCCGCTGACGCTCGTCGTGACGGTGCTCGTCGCCAAGCGCTCGCAGAAGCTCTTCGTCGCGCAGTGGGCGGCGACCGGCAAGCTCAACGCACGCGTCGAGGAGACCTTCTCGGGCCACTCCATCGTCAAGGTCTTCGGCCACCAGAAGGAGGTCGAGGCGTCGTTCCGCGACGAGAACGAAGAGGTCTACAAGGCGAGCTTCGGCGCCCAGTTCATCTCCGGCATCATCATGCCCGCCATGATGTTCATCGGGAACCTCGTCTACGTCGCGATCGCCGTCGTCGGCGGCCTCCAGGTCGCCGCCGGCCTCATGTCGATCGGCGACGTGCAGGCCTTCATCCAGTATTCGCGGCAGTTCACGCAGCCGCTCAGCCAGCTGGGCTCCATGGCCAACCTGCTGCAGTCGGGCGTCGCGAGCGCCGAGCGCGTGTTCGAGCTGCTCGACGAGGACGAGGAGTCGCTCGACCCGGATCCCGCCGACACGGCGCCGGAGTCGGCGAGCCACCTCGCGTTCGAGGACGTGTCGTTCCGCTACGCCGCCGACAAGCCGCTCATCGACGGCCTCGCGCTCGAGGCGCACCCGGGCAGCACTGTCGCGATCGTCGGCCCGACGGGGGCGGGCAAGACGACGCTCGTGAACCTCATCATGCGGTTCTACGACGTGGATGCCGGCCGGATCACGCTCGACGGGGTCGACACCCGCACGATGTCGCGCGACGACCTCCGGGCCCGCACGGGCATGGTGCTGCAGGACACGTGGCTGTTCGCAGGGACGATCCGCGAGAACATCGCATACGGGCGGCCGGACGCCTCGGACGAGGAGATCGTCGCCGCAGCGAAGGCCGCGTACGTGGACCGGTTCGTGCACGCGCTCCCCGAGGGCTACGAGACGATGCTCGACGACGAGGCCACCAACCTGAGCGTCGGCGAGCGTCAGCTCGTGACGATCGCGCGCGCGTTCCTCGCCGATCCCCGCATCCTGATCCTCGACGAGGCGACGTCGTCCGTCGACACCCGCACCGAGCTCCTCATCCAGCGGGCGATGTCGCGCCTGCGCGCGGATCGGACGGCGTTCGTCATCGCGCACCGGCTGTCGACGATCCGGGATGCCGACCTCATCCTCGTGATGGAGAACGGGTCGATCGTGGAGCAGGGCTCGCACGATGAGCTGCTGCGTGCCCGCGGCGCGTACTGGCGTCTCTACAACGCGCAGTTCGAGGCTGCCATCGACGACGACGAGGCACAGGCGCCGGTGCTCGTGGGCGCGCCTCCGATCCCCACCGTCGGCGAGCTCATCGCCGACGAGGGCGTCGAGGTGGGCGAGACCGGTTCCACTAGTATGTGA
- a CDS encoding FtsK/SpoIIIE domain-containing protein: MPLPAPSSAPASVVGEPLAFADVLEEPLALPPERTPPSRAPVPILAMIVPLAGAVVLWLVTGSMLSLWLALLGPLIAGATLLDGVRAGRRDRRKASAETEAALDRVAAAIDARHERERDRRRARHPDVRGFLGQDAEVWRPSPGRAEVLVVGSGPVPSGLQITGGGADERSIALRRRARTVPDAPVAVPATGGVAVVAGPALAGAVSRALVLQACLTAPPGELRIVGPLHPDDAWAERLPHRRAATGTALAVVAVGEAVPPEAEVAIVRADPAAPPPPRCSAVLTVASPRRGRLDAGGETCDVAVEGVSVAQAMLIAEQLEERAASTLGTTSAAPSVALADLLPGAPSTGLAAVIGVEHGAPTVVDLVADGPHAVVAGMTGTGKSELLITWVLSLCATRSPREVSFLLADFKGGTAFDALAELPHVTGVITDLDGAGARRALESLRAEVRWREGELAGVGARDILDPRVELPRLVVVVDEFAALLGDHPELHAVFTDIAARGRALGVHLVLGTQRVSGVVREALLANCPLRVSLRVADAADSRAVIGSDEAAALPGGEAGRGIALVRRAGDAAARRVRVALSSPGDVAKVIAVSDGHRPRRPWLPDLPTRIDLADLPPAGFGELVLGLADEPDRQRQVPVTVTEGDRGLLVVGAAGTGRSTALRTLAAQHDARIVVPADPEEAWDAVARLSDEPPGRGTLVVLDDLDALASRYPHEYAAELHERVERLVRTAGDHGVLVVASAQRLTGAAGRIAELLPRRLLLGASTRSEYLALGGDAAHFAPDQPPGRGRLGGRAVQVAVGPALPVAPERVVVPWSPVDAVTGFVARRSPAARAALAAWEADGVRIARVGDVSDLDGGGAERLVLVGDAEDWQRQWQTLTAVRAGHSLVIDTSVAADFRALSADRVLPPYCAAGRGRAWLCRDALPAERIALPQAAV, encoded by the coding sequence ATGCCGCTGCCCGCCCCGTCTTCCGCTCCCGCTTCCGTCGTGGGGGAGCCCCTCGCCTTCGCCGATGTGCTCGAGGAGCCGCTCGCCCTTCCCCCGGAGCGCACGCCGCCCAGCCGCGCCCCCGTGCCGATCCTCGCCATGATCGTCCCTCTCGCGGGAGCGGTCGTCCTGTGGCTCGTGACGGGGTCGATGCTCTCCCTGTGGCTCGCGCTGCTCGGCCCTCTCATCGCGGGCGCGACGCTGCTCGACGGCGTGCGCGCGGGACGCCGCGACCGCCGCAAGGCGTCGGCGGAGACGGAGGCCGCGCTCGACCGCGTCGCTGCGGCGATCGACGCGCGCCACGAGCGGGAGCGCGACCGGCGGCGGGCGAGACACCCCGATGTCCGGGGGTTCCTCGGGCAGGATGCCGAAGTCTGGCGGCCGAGCCCGGGTCGGGCCGAGGTGCTCGTCGTCGGCTCCGGGCCCGTTCCGAGCGGACTGCAGATCACGGGCGGGGGAGCAGACGAGCGAAGTATCGCCCTCCGCCGTCGCGCGAGGACGGTTCCCGATGCCCCGGTCGCGGTGCCCGCCACGGGAGGCGTCGCCGTCGTGGCGGGCCCCGCGCTCGCGGGCGCCGTGTCGCGCGCCCTCGTCCTGCAGGCGTGTCTCACGGCACCGCCGGGCGAGCTGCGCATCGTGGGGCCGCTGCACCCCGATGACGCGTGGGCCGAGCGGCTCCCGCACCGGCGCGCGGCAACGGGGACGGCGCTCGCCGTCGTCGCGGTCGGCGAGGCGGTTCCGCCCGAAGCCGAGGTCGCGATCGTGCGGGCGGACCCCGCCGCTCCGCCACCCCCGAGGTGCTCGGCCGTCCTGACGGTCGCCTCGCCGAGGCGCGGGCGGCTCGATGCCGGCGGCGAGACGTGCGACGTCGCCGTCGAAGGCGTCTCCGTCGCGCAGGCGATGCTCATCGCGGAGCAGCTGGAGGAACGGGCGGCGAGCACCCTCGGGACGACGTCCGCGGCGCCGTCCGTCGCTCTCGCGGACCTGCTTCCCGGCGCGCCCTCCACGGGACTTGCTGCCGTCATCGGAGTCGAGCACGGCGCGCCGACCGTCGTGGACCTCGTCGCCGACGGCCCGCACGCGGTCGTGGCCGGCATGACGGGCACGGGCAAGAGCGAGCTCCTCATCACCTGGGTGCTGTCGCTGTGCGCGACGCGCTCGCCGCGCGAGGTGAGCTTCCTCCTCGCCGACTTCAAGGGCGGCACGGCCTTCGACGCGCTCGCCGAGCTGCCGCACGTGACCGGCGTCATCACCGACCTCGACGGCGCGGGCGCGCGTCGGGCCCTCGAGAGCCTGCGGGCCGAGGTCCGGTGGCGTGAGGGCGAGCTCGCCGGCGTCGGCGCGCGTGACATCCTCGATCCGCGCGTAGAGCTGCCCCGGCTCGTCGTCGTGGTCGACGAGTTCGCCGCGCTGCTCGGCGACCACCCCGAGCTGCACGCCGTGTTCACCGACATCGCCGCGCGGGGCCGCGCTCTCGGCGTGCACCTCGTCCTCGGCACACAGCGCGTCTCGGGCGTCGTGCGGGAGGCGCTCCTCGCCAACTGCCCGCTCCGGGTCAGCCTGCGCGTCGCGGACGCCGCCGACAGCCGCGCCGTCATCGGCTCCGACGAGGCGGCGGCGCTCCCCGGCGGCGAGGCGGGTCGCGGCATCGCGCTCGTCCGCCGCGCGGGGGATGCCGCCGCGCGGCGAGTGCGCGTGGCTCTGTCCTCGCCCGGTGACGTCGCGAAGGTCATCGCCGTGTCCGACGGACACCGGCCACGGCGGCCCTGGCTGCCCGACCTTCCGACCCGGATCGACCTCGCCGACCTCCCGCCCGCCGGGTTCGGCGAACTCGTGCTCGGGCTCGCCGACGAGCCGGACAGGCAGCGGCAGGTGCCCGTCACGGTGACCGAGGGCGACCGCGGCCTCCTCGTCGTCGGGGCGGCCGGCACCGGCAGATCGACGGCGCTGCGCACGCTCGCCGCGCAGCACGACGCGCGGATCGTCGTGCCGGCAGACCCGGAGGAGGCCTGGGACGCCGTCGCCCGCCTCTCGGACGAGCCGCCGGGCCGAGGCACGCTCGTCGTCCTCGACGACCTCGACGCGCTCGCGTCGCGGTATCCGCACGAGTACGCCGCCGAGCTGCACGAGCGGGTGGAGCGCCTCGTGCGGACAGCGGGCGACCACGGCGTGCTGGTCGTCGCGTCGGCCCAGCGGCTGACGGGTGCCGCGGGGCGGATCGCCGAGCTGCTGCCGCGGCGCCTGCTGCTCGGCGCGTCCACCCGCTCGGAGTATCTCGCCCTGGGCGGGGACGCGGCTCACTTCGCGCCCGACCAGCCGCCCGGTCGCGGACGCCTCGGCGGGCGCGCCGTGCAGGTCGCGGTCGGGCCGGCGCTTCCCGTCGCGCCGGAACGCGTCGTCGTCCCGTGGTCTCCGGTGGACGCCGTCACGGGCTTCGTCGCCCGCAGGTCTCCCGCCGCCAGGGCGGCGCTCGCCGCCTGGGAGGCGGACGGCGTGCGCATCGCGCGCGTCGGCGACGTGAGCGACCTCGACGGCGGCGGGGCCGAGCGCCTCGTGCTGGTGGGCGACGCGGAGGACTGGCAGCGCCAGTGGCAGACGCTGACCGCCGTCCGAGCGGGCCATTCCCTCGTCATCGACACGTCGGTCGCGGCCGACTTCCGCGCGCTCAGTGCAGATCGCGTGCTGCCGCCGTACTGCGCGGCGGGCCGCGGCCGTGCGTGGCTGTGCCGCGATGCCCTCCCCGCCGAGCGGATCGCGCTGCCGCAGGCAGCCGTGTGA